A portion of the Candidatus Eisenbacteria bacterium genome contains these proteins:
- a CDS encoding 1-deoxy-D-xylulose-5-phosphate reductoisomerase, with amino-acid sequence MNGGPAAAVRDVAVLGSTGSIGVQTLEVADREPDRLRVTALAAGSNLERLCAQARRWQPTFLALERAGDEAAARAALRAACPGARVEIGEGAAEKLARECGAGDVVNGIVGAAGLAASLAALERGARLALANKETLVVGGPLVRRALERGGGRLLPVDSEHSAAMQCLLGRPPAEVALLTLTASGGPLRTHPDWRRASRAEVLAHPVWAMGARITCDSATLFNKGLEILEAHWLFDLPWERLGAVIHPQALVHAIATFTDGSLIAQVARADMKLPIQLALSWPERWSPAVPAASPLELARLDFEPVEPSRFPAYACALAAGRLGGTAPCALNAADEIAVQAFLDGAIPLGRLPRILESVLDAHAVEPVESLAQLRAVDARARADARAAVSRA; translated from the coding sequence ATGAACGGCGGACCCGCAGCGGCAGTCCGCGACGTGGCGGTGCTCGGCTCGACGGGCTCGATCGGCGTGCAGACGCTCGAGGTCGCGGACCGCGAACCGGACCGCCTGCGGGTCACGGCCCTTGCGGCCGGATCGAACCTCGAGCGGCTGTGCGCGCAGGCGCGCCGCTGGCAGCCGACGTTTCTCGCCCTCGAACGCGCCGGCGACGAAGCGGCGGCGCGCGCGGCGCTGCGGGCGGCCTGCCCCGGTGCGCGGGTCGAGATCGGCGAGGGCGCGGCGGAGAAGCTGGCGCGCGAGTGCGGCGCCGGCGACGTGGTCAACGGCATCGTCGGCGCGGCGGGACTCGCGGCGTCGCTCGCCGCGCTCGAGCGCGGCGCCCGGCTCGCCCTCGCGAACAAGGAAACGCTGGTGGTGGGCGGCCCGCTCGTCCGGCGGGCGCTCGAGCGCGGAGGGGGGCGGCTGCTGCCGGTGGACAGCGAGCACAGCGCGGCGATGCAGTGCCTGCTCGGCCGCCCGCCCGCCGAGGTGGCCCTGCTCACGCTCACGGCCTCGGGCGGTCCGCTGCGGACGCACCCCGACTGGCGGCGCGCGAGCCGCGCCGAAGTGCTGGCCCATCCCGTCTGGGCGATGGGCGCGCGCATCACCTGCGATTCGGCCACGCTGTTCAACAAGGGTCTCGAGATCCTCGAAGCGCACTGGCTCTTCGACCTGCCGTGGGAACGGCTGGGCGCGGTCATTCATCCGCAGGCGCTGGTGCACGCCATCGCCACCTTCACCGACGGCTCGCTGATCGCGCAGGTCGCACGCGCCGACATGAAGCTGCCGATCCAGCTCGCGCTGTCGTGGCCGGAGCGCTGGTCGCCCGCCGTGCCCGCCGCCTCGCCGCTCGAGCTCGCGCGCCTCGACTTCGAGCCGGTGGAGCCGTCGCGCTTCCCCGCCTACGCGTGCGCGCTGGCCGCCGGCCGGCTGGGGGGCACCGCGCCGTGCGCGCTGAACGCCGCCGACGAGATCGCGGTCCAGGCGTTTCTCGACGGCGCGATCCCGCTGGGGCGCCTGCCGCGGATCCTCGAGAGCGTTCTCGACGCCCACGCGGTGGAGCCGGTCGAGTCGCTCGCGCAACTGCGCGCGGTGGACGCACGCGCGCGCGCGGACGCGCGCGCGGCGGTGTCGCGTGCCTGA
- a CDS encoding isoprenyl transferase yields MDRGNLPRHVAIIMDGNGRWARARGVPRLMGHRAGRESVREVVRGCAALGIEVLTLYTFSVENWQRPPREVAALMTILRQTLKAERRELRERNVRLQVIGRVHDLPAPVREEIARTQEHLASNTGMLLNLALSYSGRAEIVDGVRRLLADARSHRLEPAKVDAELFGSYLYTAGLPDPDLLIRTSGEMRISNFLLWQLAYTELWITETLWPDFRRRHLFEAVAEYQTRDRRFGRTD; encoded by the coding sequence ATGGATCGCGGCAACCTGCCGCGGCACGTCGCCATCATCATGGACGGCAACGGCCGCTGGGCCAGGGCGCGGGGCGTTCCCCGGTTGATGGGCCACCGCGCCGGCCGCGAATCGGTGCGCGAAGTGGTGCGGGGTTGCGCGGCCCTCGGCATCGAGGTGCTGACGCTGTACACGTTCTCGGTCGAGAACTGGCAGCGCCCGCCGCGCGAGGTCGCCGCGCTGATGACGATCCTGCGCCAGACGCTCAAGGCGGAGCGTCGCGAGCTGCGCGAGCGCAACGTCCGCCTGCAGGTCATCGGCCGCGTCCACGATCTGCCGGCGCCGGTCCGGGAGGAGATCGCCCGCACGCAGGAGCACCTGGCGAGCAACACCGGCATGCTCCTGAACCTGGCGCTGTCCTACAGTGGACGCGCGGAAATCGTGGACGGCGTCCGGCGGCTGCTCGCCGACGCGCGGTCGCATCGCCTCGAACCGGCGAAAGTGGACGCGGAGCTGTTCGGAAGCTACCTGTACACGGCCGGCCTGCCCGATCCGGACCTGCTCATTCGCACGAGCGGGGAGATGCGCATCTCCAATTTCCTGCTCTGGCAGCTGGCCTACACCGAGCTCTGGATCACCGAGACGTTGTGGCCGGACTTTCGCCGCCGTCACCTGTTCGAGGCGGTCGCGGAGTACCAGACCCGCGATCGCCGATTCGGAAGGACGGACTGA
- a CDS encoding phosphatidate cytidylyltransferase, whose amino-acid sequence MTRPLTERGTPAGTNGPAKSAAWSLRLRVASGVLFVPLLILLATAGGLVFLGFVMLQVAIGLNEFYAMMRAKGLRPKALLGFASALGLLAIVYRPHTPNVAFLATAVLLLLLAVALRHPERRGIVEGMAVTVFGVLYVGWLSAHFVLLRELPWRAGLDYGDGAKLVLFAFLVTWSCDTGAYLVGRWLGRTRPWGAISPRKSLEGSAGGFVFALAASLIGSRTFMHGASGIAWLGTVDALAVGALVGICGQVGDLVESLLKRDSLSGDSSDFIPGHGGILDRFDSLYFGAPLVYWYLRVVVFRVP is encoded by the coding sequence ATGACCCGGCCGCTGACCGAGCGCGGAACCCCGGCGGGGACGAACGGTCCCGCCAAGTCCGCGGCGTGGTCGCTGCGGCTGCGGGTCGCGAGCGGCGTGCTGTTCGTGCCGCTGCTCATCCTGCTCGCGACCGCCGGCGGCCTCGTCTTCCTGGGCTTCGTGATGCTGCAGGTGGCCATCGGCCTGAACGAGTTCTACGCGATGATGCGCGCCAAGGGCCTGCGGCCGAAAGCACTTCTCGGCTTCGCGTCCGCGCTGGGGCTGCTGGCGATCGTCTATCGCCCGCACACGCCGAACGTGGCCTTCCTCGCGACCGCGGTCCTGCTGCTGCTGCTCGCGGTCGCGCTGCGCCACCCGGAGCGACGCGGCATCGTCGAGGGCATGGCGGTCACCGTGTTCGGCGTCCTCTACGTGGGCTGGCTGTCGGCGCACTTCGTGCTGCTGCGCGAGCTGCCGTGGCGGGCCGGACTCGACTACGGCGATGGCGCGAAGCTCGTGCTGTTCGCGTTTCTCGTCACCTGGAGCTGCGACACCGGCGCCTACCTCGTCGGGCGCTGGCTCGGTCGCACCCGCCCGTGGGGCGCGATCTCCCCGAGAAAGTCGCTCGAGGGCTCGGCCGGCGGATTCGTCTTCGCGCTCGCCGCGTCGCTGATCGGCTCGCGGACCTTCATGCACGGCGCCTCGGGCATCGCCTGGCTCGGCACCGTGGACGCGCTCGCCGTCGGCGCGCTCGTCGGGATCTGCGGCCAGGTCGGGGATCTCGTCGAGTCGCTGCTCAAGCGCGATTCGCTGAGCGGTGATTCCTCGGACTTCATCCCCGGCCACGGCGGCATTCTCGACCGTTTCGACAGCCTCTACTTCGGCGCTCCGCTCGTCTACTGGTACCTGCGCGTGGTCGTCTTCCGCGTGCCATGA